In Electrophorus electricus isolate fEleEle1 chromosome 6, fEleEle1.pri, whole genome shotgun sequence, a single genomic region encodes these proteins:
- the acaca gene encoding acetyl-CoA carboxylase 1 isoform X1, whose translation MAEQVPPVDKPPSATASHFIIGSVSEDNSEDENAGRPELAAEKERSLSPSSVSSDSTYEMGFDSIDGNLHNMRPSMSGLHLVKQGRDRRRIDQQRDFTVASPAEFVTRFGGNKVIEKVLIANNGIAAVKCMRSIRRWAYEMFRNERALRFVVMVTPEDLKANAEYIKMADHYVPVPGGTNNNNYANVELIVDIAKRIPVQAVWAGWGHASENPKLPELLHKNSIAFMGPPSQAMWALGDKIASSIVAQTAGIPTLPWSGTGLSIRWSESDQKKGIVSVPNDLYELGCIQDVEAGLKVAEKVGYPVMIKASEGGGGKGIRKVNSADDFPNLFRQVQTEVPGSPIFVMLLAKHARHLEVQILADQYGNAISLFGRDCSVQRRHQKIIEEAPATIATPDVFENMERCAVKLAKMVGYVSAGTVEYLYSQDGSFYFLELNPRLQVEHPCTEMVADVNLPAAQLQIAMGIPLHRIKDIRMLHGLQPWGDAPIDFEALSTAPCPRGHVIAARITSENPDEGFKPSSGTVQELNFRSNKNVWGYFSVAAAGGLHEFADSQFGHCFSWGENREEAISNMVVALKELSIRGDFRTTVEYLIKLLETESFQHNSIDTGWLDRLISEKMQAERPDTILGIVSGALHVADVNFRNSVSNFLHSLERGQVLPASTLLNTVDVELIYEGTKYVLKVTRQSPNSYVVIMNSSLAEVDVHRLSDGGLLLSYDGSSYTTYMKEEVDRYRITIGNKTCVFEKENDPSVLRSPSAGKLIQYTVEDGGHMFAGQCYAEIEVMKMVMTLTAGESGCIHYVKRAGAVLEPGCIIAKLQLDDPSRVQQAELHTGALPRIQAVALRGEKLHRVFHSTLDHLVHIMNGFCLPEPFFSAKLKEWVERLMKTLRDPSLPLLELQDIMTSVSGRIPPAVEKAIKKEMAQYASNITSVLCQFPSQQIANILDSHAATLNRKSEREVFFMNTQSIVQLVQKYRSGIRGHMRAVVMDLLRQYLKVEVQFQQGHYDKCVFALREEYKDEMANVLNYIFSHAQVTKKNSLVTMLIDQLCGRDPTLTDELMAILTELTQLSKTTNAKVALRARQVLIASHLPSYELRHNQVESIFLSAIDMYGHQFCIENLQKLILSETSIFDVLPNFFYHSNQVVRMAALEVYVRRAYIAYELNSVQHRQLKDNTCIVEFQFMLPTSHPNRGNIPTLNRMSFSSNLNHYGMMHVASVSDVLLDSSFTPPCQRTGAMVSFRSFQEFTRNIKDVLSCFSDSPPTSPSFPEGGNPVLYGEEDNKSIQDEPVHILNIAIKTDSDIDDDGLAAMFREFTQSKKSLLFEHGIRRLTFLVAQKDFRKQVNCEVDQRFHREFPKFFTFRSRDKFEEDRIYRHLEPALAFQLELNRMRNFALTAIPCANHKMHLYLGAARVEVGTEVTDYRFFVRAIIRHSDLVTKEASFEYLHNEAERLLLEAMDELEVAFNNTTVRTDCNHIFLNFVPTVIMDPSKIEESVRSMVMRYGSRLWKLRVLQAELKINIRLTPTGKQIPIRLFLTNESGYYLDISLYKEVTDSRTGQVGPKDRQIMFQAYGDKQGPLHGMLINTPYVTKDLLQSKRFQAQSLGTTYVYDFPEMFRQALKKLWQSMDSYAHLPKCPLPSELLTFTELVLDPQGQLVQMNRLPGGNEIGMVAWRMTLRTPEYPAGREIIVISNDITHKIGSFGPQEDVLFQQASEMARESGIPRVYIAANSGARIGLAEEIRHMFHVAWQDPADLYKGFKYLYLTPQDYKKVSALNSVHCEHVEDEGESRYKITDIIGKEEGLGVENLRGSGMIAGESSLAYENIITMNLVTCRAIGIGAYLVRLGQRTIQVENSHIILTGAGALNKVLGREVYTSNNQLGGVQIMHNNGVTHTTVCDDFEGVYTLLQWLSYMPKSSSSPVPLLAAKDPIDRPVEFVPTKAPYDPRWMLAGRPSQNPKGAWVSGFFDHGSFMEIMQPWAQSVVVGRARLGGIPTGVVAVETRTVELSIPADPANLDSEAKSIQQAGQVWFPDSAFKTAQAIKDLNREGLPLMVFANWRGFSGGMKDMYDQVLKFGAYIVDGLREYQQPVLVYVPPQAELRGGSWVVIDPTINPRHMEMYADKESRGGVLEPEGTVEIKFRKKDLVKTMRRVDPVYMGLAERLGTPELSPTERKELETKLKEREEFLIPIYHQVAVQFADLHDTPGRMQEKGVITDVLEWRTSRQFFYWRLRRLLLEDTVKRKIQEANGELTDGQVQAMLRRWFVEAEGAVKAYLWDSNEDLVEWLEKQLMDEEGARSVIDENIKYIRRDHILKQIRSLVQANPEVAMDSIVHMTQHITPTQRAEVVRILSTMDAPASS comes from the exons ATGGCAGAGCAGGTACCTCCCGTAGACAAGCCTCCGTCCGCCACGGCCTCGCACTTTATCATCGGCTCTGTGTCTGAGGACAACTCGGAGGATGAGAATGCGGGCAGGCCGGAGCTGGCGGCGGAGAAGGAGCGCTCCTTGTCCCCTTCCTCTGTCAGCTCGGACAGCACCTACGAGATGGGCTTCGACAGCATCGACGGGAACCTGCACAACATGAG GCCCAGCATGTCAGGGCTGCACCTGGTCAAGCAAGGCCGCGACCGGCGCCGCATCGATCAGCAGAGGGATTTCACCGTGGCCTCTCCCGCCGAGTTCGTCACCCGCTTCGGAGGAAACAAGGTCATCGAGAAG GTGCTCATCGCCAACAACGGCATCGCCGCAGTCAAGTGTATGCGCTCCATCCGGCGCTGGGCATACGAGATGTTCCGAAATGAGCGTGCCCTCCGTTTCGTTGTCATGGTTACTCCGGAGGACCTGAAGGCCAATGCGG AGTACATAAAAATGGCAGACCATTATGTACCTGTTCCTGGTGGAACGAACAACAACAACTATGCCAATGTAGAGCTCATTGTGGACATTGCCAAGCGCATTCCAGTTCAG GCAGTGTGGGCAGGTTGGGGTCACGCGTCGGAGAACCCGAAGCTCCCCGAGCTACTGCACAAGAACAGCATCGCCTTCATGG GTCCCCCCAGCCAGGCGATGTGGGCCCTGGGAGACAAGATCGCTTCCTCCATCGTGGCGCAGACCGCTGGAATTCCCACCCTGCCATGGAGCGGAACGG GGCTGAGCATCAGGTGGTCTGAAAGCGACCAGAAGAAGGGCATTGTCAGCGTTCCCAACGATCTCTACGAGCTGGGCTGCATCCAGGACGTGGAGGCCGGCCTCAAG GTTGCCGAGAAGGTGGGCTACCCTGTGATGATCAAGGCTTCGGAGGGCGGTGGAGGTAAGGGCATTCGCAAGGTCAACAGTGCGGACGACTTCCCCAACCTCTTCAGACAG GTGCAGACGGAGGTTCCCGGCTCACCCATCTTCGTCATGCTCCTGGCCAAACATGCACGGCACCTTGAGGTGCAGATTCTGGCTGACCAATATGGCAACGCCATCTCACTGTTCGGCAGGGACTGCTCTGTTCAGCGTCGCCACCAGAAGATCATCGAAGAGGCACCTGCCACCATTGCCACCCCAGATGTGTTCGAGAATATGGAGAGG TGTGCGGTGAAGCTGGCTAAGATGGTGGGCTATGTTAGTGCGGGCACGGTGGAGTATCTCTACAGCCAGGATGGCAGCTTCTACTTCTTAGAGCTGAACCCACGTCTGCAGGTGGAGCACCCCTGTACGGAGATGGTGGCTGACGTCAACCTGCCCGCCGcccagctgcag atcGCCATGGGCATCCCTCTGCACCGCATCAAAGACATCCGCATGCTGCACGGCCTGCAGCCCTGGGGAGACGCCCCCATTGACTTCGAGGCGCTCTCTACCGCCCCCTGTCCACGAGGGCATGTCATTGCAGCCCGCATTACCAGCGAGAACCCCGACGAG GGGTTCAAGCCCAGCTCGGGCACAGTGCAGGAGCTGAACTTCCGCAGTAACAAGAACGTGTGGGGCTACTTCAGCGTGGCGGCCGCCGGTGGCCTGCACGAGTTCGCCGACTCCCAGTTCGGGCACTGCTTCTCCTGGGGCGAGAACCGCGAGGAGGCCATCTC AAACATGGTAGTGGCACTGAAGGAGCTCTCCATCCGCGGCGACTTCCGCACCACGGTGGAGTACCTGATTAAGCTGTTGGAGACAGAGAGCTTCCAGCACAACAGCATCGACACGGGCTGGCTGGACCGGCTCATCTCCGAGAAGATGCAG GCGGAGCGTCCGGACACGATTCTGGGAATAGTGAGCGGGGCGCTGCACGTCGCGGATGTGAACTTCAGGAACAGCGTGTCCAACTTCCTGCACTCTCTGGAgag GGGCCAGGTGCTTCCCGCCAGCACGCTGCTCAACACGGTGGACGTGGAGCTGATCTACGAGGGCACCAAGTACGTGCTGAAGGTGACACGCCAGTCGCCCAACTCCTACGTGGTCATCATGAACAGCTCGTTGGCCGAGGTGGATGTGCACCGACTGAGTGACGGAGGCCTGCTCCTCTCCTACGACGGCAGCAGCTACACCACCTACATGAAGGAGGaggtagacag GTACCGCATCACCATCGGCAACAagacgtgtgtgtttgagaaggAGAACGACCCGTCCGTGCTGCGCTCGCCATCGGCAGGCAAACTCATCCAGTACACAGTGGAGGACGGCGGGCACATGTTTGCTGGGCAGTGCTATGCTGAGAtcgag gtgatgaagatggtgatgaCCCTGACCGCAGGGGAGTCAGGCTGCATCCACTATGTGAAGAGAGCAGGTGCAGTTCTGGAGCCTGGCTGCATCATAGCCAAACTGCAGCTGGACGACCCCAGCAGAGTGCAGCAG GCGGAGCTGCATACAGGGGCACTTCCCAGAATTCAGGCGGTGGCTCTTCGTGGAGAGAAGCTGCACCGTGTCTTCCACAGCACTCTGGACCACCTGGTGCACATCATGAATGGCTTCTGCCTGCCAGAGCCCTTCTTCAGTgccaag CTAAAGGAGTGGGTGGAGCGGCTGATGAAGACCCTGCGTGACCCCTCCCTGCCCCTGCTGGAGCTGCAGGACATCATGACCAGCGTGTCAGGACGCATTCCGCCTGCCGTGGAGAAGGCCATCAAGAAAGAGATGGCCCAGTACGCCAGCAACATCACCTCTGTGCTCTGCCAATTCCCCAGCCAGCAG ATTGCCAACATTCTGGACAGCCATGCAGCCACCCTCAACAGGAAGTCGGAGCGGGAGGTCTTCTTCATGAACACTCAGAGCATTGTGCAGCTCGTCCAAAA GTACCGCAGCGGGATCCGGGGCCATATGAGGGCAGTGGTGATGGACTTGCTCAGGCAGTACCTGAAGGTGGAGGTGCAGTTTCAGCAGG GACACTACgacaagtgtgtgtttgcactccGTGAAGAGTACAAAGACGAGATGGCCAATGTGCTCAACTACATTTTCTCCCACGCACAGGTCACCAAGAAGAACTCTCTGGTCACCATGctgatt gatCAGCTGTGTGGGCGGGACCCCACACTGACCGACGAGCTCATGGCCATCTTAACTGAGCTCACGCAGCTCAGCAAAACCACCAACGCAAAAGTGGCACTGCGTGCACGCCag GTGCTGATCGCATCTCACCTTCCCTCATACGAACTGCGCCACAACCAGGTGGAGTCCATCTTCCTCTCGGCCATTGACATGTACGGCCACCAGTTCTGCATCGAGAACCTGCAG AAACTTATCCTGTCTGAGACCTCCATCTTTGACGTCCTGCCCAATTTCTTCTACCATAGTAACCAGGTGGTCAGAATGGCTGCTCTGGAG GTGTATGTTCGTAGGGCCTACATTGCGTACGAACTCAACAGTGTCCAGCACCGGCAGCTGAAGGACAACACCTGCATCGTGGAGTTCCAGTTCATGCTGCCGACCTCGCATCCCAACAG AGGGAACATCCCCACTCTAAACAG AATGTCCTTCTCATCCAACCTGAACCATTATGGCATGATGCACGTGGCCAGCGTGAGTGATGTTCTGCTGGACAGTTCCTTCACGCCACCCTGCCAGCGCACGGGGGCCATGGTGTCCTTCCGCTCCTTCCAGGAGTTCACCAG GAACATTAAAGATGTGCTAAGCTGTTTCTCAGACTCTCCACCCACTAGCCCTTCCTTCCCTGAGGGGGGAAACCCTGTACTGTATGGCGAGGAAGACAACAAG AGCATCCAGGACGAGCCTGTCCACATCCTAAACATCGCCATCAAGACCGACAGCGACATCGACGACGACGGTCTTGCCGCAATGTTCCGGGAGTTCACCCAGTCTAAG AAATCCCTGCTGTTTGAGCATGGCATCCGGAGACTAACGTTCCTCGTGGCGCAGAAG GATTTCAGGAAACAGGTCAACTGTGAGGTCGACCAGAGGTTCCAT aggGAGTTCCCCAAATTTTTCACCTTCCGTTCAAGAGACAAG ttcgAGGAGGACCGCATCTATCGCCACCTGGAGCCTGCCCTAGCCTTCCAGCTGGAGCTGAACCGCATGCGGAACTTTGCGCTGACAGCCATTCCGTGCGCCAACCACAAGATGCACCTGTACCTTGGGGCTGCCCGTGTGGAGGTGGGCACAGAGGTTACTGACTACCGCTTCTTCGTGCGTGCCATTATCCGCCACTCGGACCTCGTCACCAAG gAGGCTTCGTTCGAGTACCTGCACAATGAGGCAGAGCGCCTCCTGCTGGAGGCCATGGATGAGCTGGAGGTGGCCTTCAACAACACCACGGTGCGCACAGACTGCAACCACATCTTCCTCAACTTCGTTCCCACCGTCATCATGGATCCCTCgaag ATCGAGGAGTCCGTGCGCTCCATGGTGATGCGCTACGGCAGCCGTCTATGGAAGCTGCGCGTGCTGCAGGCAGAGCTGAAGATCAACATCCGCCTGACCCCCACGGGCAAGCAGATCCCCATTCGCCTCTTCCTCACCAATGAGAGCGGCTACTACCTGGACATCAGCCTGTACAAGGAGGTCACCGACTCCCGCACGGGACAGGTGGGGCCCAAAGACCGCCAG ATCATGTTCCAGGCCTACGGCGACAAGCAGGGCCCTCTGCACGGTATGCTGATCAACACGCCCTACGTCACCAAAGACCTGCTGCAGTCCAAGCGCTTCCAGGCCCAGAGCCTGGGTACCACCTACGTCTACGACTTCCCTGAGATGTTCCGCCAG GCCCTGAAGAAACTGTGGCAATCCATGGACTCGTATGCCCACCTACCTAAGTGTCCTCTGCCCTCCGAGCTGCTCACGTTCACGGAGCTGGTGTTGGATCCACAGGGCCAGTTGGTGCAGATGAATCGCCTGCCTGGGGGCAATGAG ATCGGCATGGTGGCATGGCGCATGACGCTCCGCACGCCTGAGTACCCCGCGGGGCGTGAGATCATCGTCATTAgcaatgacatcacacacaagATCGGCTCGTTCGGGCCGCAAGAGGACGTGCTCTTCCAGCAGGCTTCGGAGATGGCACGCGAGAGCGGCATCCCACGCGTCTACATCGCCGCCAACAGTGGCGCCCGCATCGGCCTGGCCGAGGAGATCCGGCACATGTTCCACGTAGCCTGGCAGGACCCAGCCGACCTGTACAAG GGATTTAAGTACCTCTACCTCACACCTCAGGACTACAAAAAGGTATCAGCATTGAActctgtgcattgtgagcacgtggaggatgagggagagtCTAG gTATAAGATCACAGATATCATTGGGAAGGAGGAAGGTTTAGGGGTGGAGAATCTGAGGGGCTCTGGGATGATTGCTGGAGAATCCTCACTGGCTTATGAAAATATCATCACCATGAATCTg GTGACGTGCCGAGCTATCGGCATCGGCGCTTACCTGGTGCGCCTTGGCCAGCGGACCATCCAGGTGGAAAACTCCCACATCATCCTGACGGGAGCTGGAGCCCTCAACAAG GTGCTCGGCCGCGAGGTCTACACCTCCAACAACCAGCTGGGGGGAGTGCAGATCATGCACAACAACGGCGTCACTCACACCACGGTGTGTGACGACTTCGAGGGTGTGTACACCCTGCTCCAGTGGCTCTCCTACATGCCCAAG AGCTCATCCAGCCCCGTGCCACTGCTGGCGGCCAAGGACCCCATCGACCGGCCAGTGGAGTTTGTGCCAACCAAAGCGCCCTACGACCCCCGGTGGATGCTGGCAGGACGGCCCAGCCAGA ACCCCAAGGGGGCGTGGGTGAGCGGCTTCTTCGACCACGGCTCCTTCATGGAGATAATGCAGCCATGGGCACAGAGTGTGGTAGTGGGCAGAGCCAG GTTGGGTGGGATCCCGACCGGAGTGGTTGCTGTGGAGACCAGAACTGTGGAGCTGTCCATCCCAGCAGACCCAGCCAATCTGGACTCGGAGGCCAAG AGCATCCAGCAAGCCGGGCAGGTGTGGTTCCCTGATTCTGCGTTTAAGACTGCCCAGGCCATTAAGGACCTGAACCGGGAGGGCCTTCCACTCATGGTGTTCGCCAACTGGAGAGGTTTCTCTGGAGGCATGAAGG ACATGTATGACCAGGTGCTGAAGTTCGGCGCCTATATCGTGGACGGGCTGAGGGAGTACCAGCAGCCCGTGCTCGTCTACGTCCCGCCACAGGCCGAGCTGCGCGGGGGTTCATGGGTAGTGATTGACCCCACCATCAACCCACGCCACATGGAGATGTATGCAGACAAGGAAAGCAG GGGTGGAGTGCTGGAGCCAGAGGGCACAGTGGAGATCAAGTTCCGCAAGAAGGACCTGGTGAAGACCATGAGACGCGTGGACCCTGTGTACATGGGCCTGGCTGAAAGACTGG GCACCCCTGAGCTAAGCCCAACAGAGCGTAAGGAGCTGGAGACCAAactgaaggagagggaggagttCCTGATCCCCATCTACCATCAGGTGGCGGTGCAGTTTGCCGACCTCCACGACACACCAGGACGCATGCAGGAGAAGGGAGTCATCACC GACGTGCTGGAGTGGCGCACGTCACGGCAGTTCTTCTACTGGCGCCTACGGCGCCTCCTGCTGGAGGACACGGTGAAGCGCAAGATTCAGGAGGCCAACGGTGAGCTGACGGACGGCCAGGTGCAGGCCATGCTGCGCCGCTGGTTCGTGGAAGCCGAGGGAGCCGTGAAG GCTTATTTATGGGACAGTAATGAGGACCTGGTAGAGTGGTTGGAGAAACAGCTGATGGATGAGGAAGGTGCCAGGTCTGTCATTGATGAGAACATTAAGTACATCCGCCGGGACCACATTCTGAAGCAGATCCGCAG TCTGGTGCAGGCCAACCCCGAGGTCGCCATGGACTCCATCGTGCACATGACGCAGCACATCACGCCCACGCAGCGAGCCGAGGTGGTGCGCATCCTCTCCACCATGGACGCGCCCGCCTCCTCCTAG